A single Nocardioides bizhenqiangii DNA region contains:
- a CDS encoding MlaD family protein, whose translation MARDVSDARIMRLGIITLVVMALISAATFNLSKFPGFRGTTYYAEFSDASGIHKGNMVQVGGLRVGRVTEVSLAEDRVVVKFEINGDVDFGPETTASVEVLNLLGEKFLDLQPLGEGELEAGDTIPLERTEAAYDIVGVFGDLATTTEEIDTQQLAEALNVVSGTLDGSAPEIGAAFDGIARLSRSVSQRDEQIQTLFESSQQVTKVLERRGQDIVDLMRHSDLVFKELRSRKAAVHRLLVNARVLADELRGLAEDNEEQIGPALAEVDELLTLLVDKRDQLKATLHELGPYVDILSNIIGTGPWFDAVAINLLSIPTGEFQPGFAE comes from the coding sequence GTGGCTAGAGACGTCAGCGATGCCCGGATCATGCGGCTCGGCATCATCACCCTGGTGGTGATGGCGCTGATCTCGGCTGCCACCTTCAACCTGTCGAAGTTCCCCGGCTTCCGCGGCACCACCTACTACGCCGAGTTCAGCGACGCGAGTGGCATCCACAAGGGCAACATGGTCCAGGTCGGCGGCCTGCGGGTGGGCCGGGTCACGGAGGTCTCGCTCGCCGAGGACCGGGTGGTGGTCAAGTTCGAGATCAACGGCGACGTGGACTTCGGTCCGGAGACCACGGCGTCGGTCGAGGTCTTGAACCTGCTGGGTGAGAAGTTCCTCGACCTCCAGCCGCTGGGCGAGGGCGAGCTCGAGGCGGGGGACACGATCCCGCTCGAGCGGACCGAAGCGGCCTACGACATCGTCGGTGTCTTCGGCGACCTGGCCACGACCACCGAGGAGATCGACACCCAGCAGCTGGCCGAGGCGTTGAACGTCGTCTCCGGCACGCTGGACGGCTCGGCACCCGAGATCGGCGCGGCGTTCGACGGCATCGCCCGGCTGTCGCGCAGCGTCTCGCAGCGCGACGAGCAGATCCAGACCCTCTTCGAGAGCTCGCAGCAGGTGACCAAGGTCCTCGAGCGGCGCGGCCAGGACATCGTCGACCTGATGCGGCACAGCGACCTGGTCTTCAAGGAGCTCCGCAGCCGGAAGGCGGCGGTGCACCGGCTGCTCGTCAACGCACGCGTGCTCGCCGACGAGCTGAGAGGCCTGGCCGAGGACAACGAGGAGCAGATCGGGCCGGCGCTGGCGGAGGTCGACGAGCTGCTCACCCTGCTGGTCGACAAGCGGGACCAGCTGAAGGCAACGCTGCACGAGCTCGGCCCGTACGTCGACATCCTCAGCAACATCATCGGCACCGGACCGTGGTTCGACGCAGTGGCCATCAACCTGCTCTCCATCCCGACCGGCGAGTTCCAGCCCGGATTCGCGGAGTGA
- a CDS encoding MCE family protein, whose product MTSRHSRNAAFISAGIKLSIFTVVSIFMTGLLAVIMGNIGLGGGKTYQAVFTNASTLEKGDDVRIAGVSVGEVKEVEHHERAMALITFRIDDDIELTTASTAEIRFLNLVGDRYMALEEGDGATDAETLDDGDTIPVENTRPSLDLTVLFDGFKPLFQALTPDQVNELSMNLVQVLQGEGGTVRGLLEHTASLTTALADRDQLIGEVVTNLSETLDTVNRRHEQLSTLVIELKDWMKDLARDRKTIGGSLDNISDLTVTVADLLRRGRPLLKKDIAALRDLAALLNSPSQRREIVDLLDRMPEVMSDQIRTGTYGSWYQYYICGASVRIDLPALGNIPIINQIEEMITKFEFHSEVPRCLDRG is encoded by the coding sequence ATGACGTCCCGTCACAGCCGCAACGCCGCCTTCATCTCCGCCGGCATCAAGCTCTCGATCTTCACCGTGGTCTCGATCTTCATGACCGGACTGCTCGCGGTGATCATGGGCAACATCGGGCTCGGCGGCGGCAAGACCTACCAAGCCGTCTTCACCAACGCGAGCACCCTCGAGAAGGGCGACGACGTCCGGATCGCCGGTGTGAGCGTGGGCGAGGTCAAGGAGGTCGAGCACCACGAACGGGCGATGGCGCTGATCACCTTCCGGATCGACGACGACATCGAGCTGACCACGGCGTCGACCGCCGAGATCCGGTTCCTCAACCTGGTCGGCGACCGCTACATGGCGCTCGAGGAGGGCGACGGCGCGACCGACGCAGAGACGCTCGACGACGGAGACACCATCCCGGTCGAGAACACCCGTCCCTCGCTCGACCTCACCGTGCTGTTCGACGGGTTCAAGCCCCTCTTCCAGGCGCTGACGCCCGACCAGGTCAACGAGCTGAGCATGAACCTGGTGCAGGTGCTGCAGGGGGAGGGCGGCACCGTCCGCGGCCTTCTCGAGCACACCGCCTCGCTCACCACGGCGCTGGCCGACCGCGACCAGCTGATCGGTGAGGTGGTCACCAACCTCAGCGAGACGCTCGACACCGTCAACCGTCGGCACGAGCAGCTCAGCACCCTGGTCATCGAGCTCAAGGACTGGATGAAGGACCTCGCCAGGGACCGCAAGACGATCGGCGGGTCGCTCGACAACATCTCCGACCTCACGGTCACCGTCGCCGACCTGCTGCGCCGCGGCCGGCCACTCCTGAAGAAGGACATCGCCGCGCTCCGCGACCTCGCCGCTCTCCTCAACTCTCCCTCGCAGCGCAGGGAGATCGTCGACCTGCTCGACCGGATGCCGGAGGTGATGTCGGACCAGATCCGCACCGGCACCTACGGGTCGTGGTACCAGTACTACATCTGCGGCGCCTCGGTGAGGATCGACCTTCCGGCGCTCGGGAACATCCCGATCATCAACCAGATCGAGGAAATGATCACCAAGTTCGAGTTCCACTCGGAAGTGCCGAGGTGTCTGGACCGTGGCTAG
- a CDS encoding MCE family protein — protein MLVNVHHDSAKEHNRLLLAGIGFLLSIALLIWLSIAIYNKEFDRVTMVTVKADRAGLQLAKFGDVRIHGALVGQVRKVTQDGNEAEIHIALDPDAAEKIPANITVEILPTTLFGQKYIAFNRPPDPSAESLSDGDVIPADRVDTNVELSQILAELFPLLRAVQPADLNATLSALATALEGRGEQIGETMDDLGVYLGAIDDHLPTLRQDLIALADVADAYDLAAPDLLNVLDNVTVTSKTITEKAEDLDVFFSDLAGLANVSTRILKSNEQNMIEVGRVTEPILALLRSYSPQFPCLIKGAAAYAPILSRTFEGNVVKQYFEFGNRQFRHFDESDFMEFGEVGHGPWCLGLPKFKVPGDRVPLDNGSDIDENPPTSPLPNFGALPEIDLTSGFAGSEGDQQVVNALLASRTGEEPDQYGALGPLLYGPVVREGRSAG, from the coding sequence CAAGGAGTTCGACCGGGTGACGATGGTGACGGTCAAGGCCGACCGCGCCGGTCTCCAGCTCGCCAAGTTCGGCGACGTCCGGATCCACGGCGCCCTCGTCGGCCAGGTCCGCAAGGTCACCCAGGACGGCAACGAGGCCGAGATCCACATCGCGCTCGATCCCGACGCCGCGGAGAAGATCCCCGCCAACATCACCGTCGAGATCCTTCCGACCACCCTCTTCGGGCAGAAGTACATCGCGTTCAACCGTCCGCCCGACCCGTCCGCGGAGTCGCTCAGCGACGGTGACGTGATCCCTGCCGACCGGGTGGACACCAACGTCGAGCTGAGCCAGATCCTCGCCGAGCTGTTCCCGCTGCTGCGCGCCGTGCAGCCGGCCGACCTCAACGCCACCCTCAGCGCCCTTGCCACCGCGCTCGAGGGACGCGGCGAGCAGATCGGCGAGACCATGGACGACCTGGGTGTCTACCTCGGCGCCATCGACGACCACCTGCCGACGCTGCGGCAGGACCTGATCGCGCTCGCGGACGTCGCGGACGCCTACGACCTGGCGGCGCCCGACCTCCTCAACGTGCTCGACAACGTCACCGTCACCAGCAAGACGATCACCGAGAAGGCAGAGGACCTCGACGTCTTCTTCTCCGACCTGGCCGGACTGGCGAACGTCTCCACCCGGATCCTGAAGTCCAACGAGCAGAACATGATCGAGGTCGGGCGGGTCACCGAGCCGATCCTCGCTCTCCTCCGCTCCTACTCGCCGCAGTTCCCGTGCCTGATCAAGGGCGCGGCGGCGTACGCGCCGATCCTGTCGCGGACCTTCGAGGGCAACGTCGTGAAGCAGTACTTCGAGTTCGGCAACAGGCAGTTCCGCCACTTCGACGAGTCGGACTTCATGGAGTTCGGCGAGGTCGGGCACGGCCCGTGGTGCCTCGGGCTGCCGAAGTTCAAGGTCCCCGGCGACCGGGTGCCGCTCGACAACGGCAGCGACATCGACGAGAACCCGCCGACCAGCCCCCTCCCCAACTTCGGCGCGCTGCCGGAGATCGACCTCACGAGCGGCTTCGCCGGGAGCGAGGGTGACCAGCAGGTGGTCAACGCCCTGCTGGCCAGTCGGACCGGCGAGGAGCCGGACCAGTACGGCGCGCTCGGCCCTCTGCTCTACGGCCCGGTGGTCCGCGAGGGGAGGTCGGCCGGATGA